One stretch of Pseudomonas sp. NC02 DNA includes these proteins:
- the pssA gene encoding CDP-diacylglycerol--serine O-phosphatidyltransferase has translation MSERPEEPNQASDAESLLPIDEHVEEGHDAEGRKVRHRGIYLLPNLFTTANLFAGFYSIINSMSAQSALAAGDAAGASKYFGFAAIAIFVAMVLDGLDGRVARMTNTQSAFGAEYDSLSDMVAFGVAPALLAFAWALGDMGKVGWMVAFIYVAGAALRLARFNTQVGTADKRYFIGLASPAAAGVVAGIVWAFSDYGIQGSKMSFLVALMVAAAGMLMVSNIKYNSFKELDLKGRVPFVAILAVVLVFAVVFSDPPRILLLAFLVYAASGPVQYLLHLRQRKTLP, from the coding sequence ATGAGCGAACGTCCCGAAGAGCCAAACCAGGCCTCTGACGCCGAAAGCCTGCTACCGATCGATGAACATGTCGAAGAAGGGCACGATGCTGAAGGCCGTAAAGTCCGGCATCGTGGCATCTATCTTCTGCCCAATCTGTTCACCACTGCGAACCTGTTCGCGGGGTTCTACTCCATCATCAATTCCATGAGTGCCCAGAGTGCGTTGGCGGCCGGCGATGCGGCCGGGGCCAGCAAGTACTTTGGTTTTGCCGCGATAGCGATCTTCGTCGCCATGGTCCTTGATGGCCTGGATGGCCGGGTTGCGCGGATGACCAACACCCAGAGTGCCTTTGGCGCCGAGTATGACTCGCTGTCGGACATGGTTGCCTTCGGTGTGGCGCCGGCGTTGCTCGCATTTGCCTGGGCGCTGGGTGATATGGGCAAGGTTGGCTGGATGGTTGCCTTCATCTATGTGGCGGGCGCGGCATTGCGTCTGGCGCGCTTTAATACCCAGGTGGGGACTGCCGACAAGCGCTACTTCATTGGCTTGGCCAGTCCGGCTGCGGCGGGTGTGGTAGCCGGTATTGTCTGGGCATTCAGCGACTACGGTATCCAGGGTTCCAAGATGTCGTTCCTGGTGGCCTTGATGGTTGCGGCGGCCGGCATGCTGATGGTCAGCAATATCAAGTACAACAGCTTCAAGGAGCTGGATCTCAAAGGGCGTGTGCCGTTTGTGGCTATCCTGGCAGTGGTGCTGGTGTTTGCCGTGGTCTTCAGTGATCCGCCGCGAATCCTGCTGCTGGCTTTCCTTGTGTATGCCGCGTCCGGCCCGGTGCAGTACCTTCTGCATCTTCGTCAGCGCAAAACGTTGCCTTAA
- the ilvN gene encoding acetolactate synthase small subunit, translated as MRHIISLLLENEPGALSRVVGLFSQRNYNIESLTVAPTEDPTLSRLTLTTVGHDEVIEQITKNLNKLIEVVKLVDLSESAHIERELMLVKVKATGAQRAEIKRTTDIYRGQIVDVSASVYTVQLTGTSDKLDSFIQSIGTASILETVRSGVTGIARGDKVLSI; from the coding sequence ATGCGGCACATTATCTCCCTGCTTCTGGAGAACGAACCGGGCGCTCTGTCACGTGTGGTCGGACTGTTTTCGCAACGCAACTACAACATCGAAAGCCTTACGGTGGCGCCGACCGAAGACCCGACCTTGTCGCGTCTGACGTTGACCACCGTTGGCCATGATGAGGTGATCGAGCAGATCACCAAGAACCTCAACAAGCTGATCGAAGTGGTCAAGCTGGTCGACTTGTCGGAGAGTGCCCACATCGAGCGTGAGCTGATGCTGGTCAAGGTCAAGGCTACGGGTGCACAACGGGCCGAGATCAAGCGCACTACCGACATTTATCGCGGGCAGATCGTCGATGTGAGCGCCAGCGTTTATACCGTTCAACTGACCGGTACAAGCGACAAGCTGGACAGCTTCATCCAGTCGATCGGGACGGCCTCGATTCTGGAAACTGTACGCAGTGGCGTCACCGGGATTGCTCGTGGCGACAAAGTACTCAGCATCTAA
- a CDS encoding bifunctional aminoglycoside phosphotransferase/ATP-binding protein — MSQSLIAALQNPALFPHPVDQFQVIETHISWVLLTGPYAYKMKKPVNFGFLDFTTLQARGHFCNEELRLNQRLTDDLYLEVLPITGSAEAPQLGGDGPVVDYMLKMRQFPQSQLLSTLQANGELTSAHIDEMARQIAHFHLNAPKVPATNSAGTPHDVMAPVLQNFEQIRPFLSDKADLAQLDALQAWAESSFERLKPLFEQRKLNGFTRECHGDIHLGNATMIDGHVVIFDCIEFNEPFRFTDVYADTGFLAMDLEDRGLKSLARRFISQYLELTGDYQGLEVLNFYKAYRALVRAKIALFSMPSEADAVQRATTLRQYRNYANLAESYSTIPSRFLAITHGVSAVGKSHVSMRLVEALGAIRLRSDVERKRLFGEQKVENTPQAGIYAADASAATYARLNEIADTVLRAGFPVVLDATFLKREQRDAAAKIAEATGAPFLILDCNAPQAVIAAWLAQRQADKNDPSDATLAIIEEQQATRDPLSAEELLLSKRVETNESGTLDALVAHIRQRLPGL; from the coding sequence GTGAGCCAGTCCCTGATTGCTGCCCTGCAAAACCCGGCCCTGTTTCCCCATCCGGTGGATCAGTTCCAAGTCATCGAGACCCATATTTCCTGGGTCCTGCTCACTGGGCCCTATGCTTACAAGATGAAGAAGCCGGTGAATTTCGGTTTCCTCGATTTCACCACCCTGCAAGCCCGCGGACACTTCTGCAATGAAGAGCTGCGCCTCAACCAGCGCCTGACCGATGATTTGTATCTTGAAGTGTTGCCGATCACCGGTAGCGCCGAGGCACCGCAGCTGGGCGGCGACGGTCCGGTGGTCGACTACATGCTGAAAATGCGCCAGTTCCCGCAAAGCCAACTGCTCAGCACTCTGCAGGCCAACGGCGAACTGACCAGCGCACACATCGACGAAATGGCCAGGCAGATCGCGCATTTTCACCTGAATGCCCCGAAAGTGCCGGCCACTAACTCTGCTGGCACGCCGCACGATGTCATGGCACCGGTGCTGCAGAACTTCGAGCAGATCCGTCCGTTCCTCAGCGACAAGGCCGACCTGGCACAACTGGACGCCTTGCAGGCCTGGGCCGAAAGCAGTTTCGAGCGTCTCAAGCCGCTGTTTGAACAACGCAAGCTCAATGGCTTCACCCGCGAATGCCACGGTGATATCCACCTGGGCAACGCCACGATGATTGATGGCCACGTGGTCATCTTCGACTGCATCGAGTTCAACGAGCCGTTCCGCTTCACCGACGTGTATGCCGACACCGGCTTTTTGGCGATGGACCTGGAAGACCGCGGCCTCAAGAGCCTGGCACGACGCTTCATCAGCCAGTACCTGGAGCTGACCGGCGACTATCAAGGCCTGGAAGTACTGAACTTCTATAAAGCCTACCGCGCCCTGGTACGCGCGAAGATCGCGCTGTTCAGCATGCCTTCCGAGGCGGATGCGGTGCAGCGCGCTACCACCCTGCGCCAGTACCGCAACTACGCCAACCTGGCAGAAAGCTACAGCACCATCCCATCGCGCTTCCTGGCCATCACCCATGGGGTATCGGCCGTTGGCAAAAGCCATGTATCCATGCGCCTCGTAGAAGCATTGGGGGCGATTCGGCTGCGTTCGGACGTAGAGCGCAAGCGCCTGTTCGGCGAGCAGAAGGTCGAGAACACGCCGCAGGCCGGGATCTACGCCGCAGACGCCAGCGCCGCGACCTACGCGCGCCTGAACGAAATCGCCGACACCGTACTGCGCGCCGGTTTCCCGGTGGTATTGGACGCGACCTTCCTCAAGCGAGAACAACGCGACGCGGCGGCCAAGATCGCCGAGGCCACCGGCGCGCCATTCCTGATCCTTGACTGCAATGCGCCACAGGCGGTAATCGCCGCTTGGCTGGCACAACGTCAGGCGGACAAGAACGACCCTTCCGACGCCACCCTGGCCATCATCGAAGAACAGCAGGCCACCCGTGACCCGCTCAGCGCCGAGGAGTTGCTGCTCAGCAAGCGCGTGGAGACCAATGAAAGCGGGACCCTGGACGCATTGGTGGCACATATTCGCCAGCGTCTGCCGGGGCTGTAA
- a CDS encoding YqcC family protein translates to MDARFPAIAEQLLLIERELRLQGWWDEVSPSAEALSSVEPFSVDTLDFHQWLQWIFLTRMKQILEQDLPLPNASGILEMAEMVYADRPLESLGLRTALKKFDQLIVDAR, encoded by the coding sequence ATGGATGCACGCTTTCCGGCGATTGCCGAACAGTTGTTGTTGATCGAGCGCGAACTGCGCTTGCAGGGCTGGTGGGACGAAGTGTCCCCCAGTGCTGAAGCCTTGAGCAGTGTTGAGCCGTTTTCCGTCGACACCCTGGACTTTCACCAGTGGCTGCAATGGATTTTCCTGACACGGATGAAGCAAATCCTCGAACAGGACCTGCCATTGCCCAATGCGTCGGGGATTCTGGAGATGGCCGAGATGGTTTACGCCGATCGGCCACTTGAGAGCCTTGGCCTGCGGACTGCGCTGAAAAAGTTCGATCAACTGATCGTCGACGCTCGTTAA
- a CDS encoding acetolactate synthase 3 large subunit — MELLSGGEMLVRFLRDEGVDYIYGYPGGALLHVYDALFKEPAVTHILVRHEQAATHMADGYARATGKAGVVLVTSGPGATNAITGIATAYMDSIPMVIISGQVASTMVGTDAFQETDMIGISRPIVKHSFMIKHASEIPEVMKKAFYLAQSGRPGPVVVDIPKDMTNPAEKFEYIFPKKAKLRSYSPAVRGHSGQIRKAAEMLVAAKRPVLYSGGGVILGGGSAPLTELAKLLNLPVTNTLMGLGAFPGSDRQFVGMLGMHGSYTANLAMHHADVILAVGARFDDRVINGASKFCPNAKIIHIDIDPASISKTIKADVPIVGPVESVLTEMVAALKEIGEAPNKDSVASWWKQIDEWRGDRGLFPYDKGDGSVIKPQTVIETLCEVTKGDAFVTSDVGQHQMFAAQYYKFDKPNRWINSGGLGTMGFGFPAAMGVKLSFPDTDVACVTGEGSIQMNIQELSTCLQYGLPVKIVCLNNGVLGMVRQWQDMSYGSRHSHSYMESLPDFVKLVEAYGHVGMRITDLKDLKPMMEEAFAMKDRLVFLDIQVDTSEHVYPMQIKDGSMRDMWLNKTERT, encoded by the coding sequence GTGGAGCTTTTATCTGGCGGTGAGATGCTCGTCCGCTTTTTGCGTGACGAAGGCGTCGACTATATCTACGGGTACCCAGGTGGTGCTCTGCTGCATGTCTACGACGCACTGTTCAAGGAACCGGCTGTTACCCACATCCTGGTTCGCCACGAACAAGCTGCTACCCATATGGCTGACGGTTACGCCCGTGCCACCGGTAAAGCCGGTGTGGTACTGGTGACTTCCGGCCCTGGCGCGACCAATGCCATTACCGGCATCGCGACGGCCTATATGGACTCCATCCCGATGGTGATCATTTCCGGCCAGGTGGCGAGCACCATGGTCGGTACCGATGCATTCCAGGAAACCGACATGATCGGTATTTCCCGGCCGATCGTGAAACACAGCTTCATGATCAAGCATGCCTCGGAAATCCCGGAAGTCATGAAGAAGGCGTTCTACCTCGCACAGTCCGGTCGCCCGGGTCCTGTGGTGGTCGATATCCCGAAAGACATGACCAACCCGGCGGAAAAATTCGAATACATCTTCCCGAAGAAAGCCAAGCTGCGTTCCTACAGCCCGGCCGTTCGCGGGCACTCGGGGCAAATCCGCAAGGCGGCAGAAATGCTGGTGGCGGCCAAGCGTCCGGTGCTCTATTCGGGTGGTGGGGTGATTCTGGGCGGCGGTTCTGCACCGCTGACCGAACTGGCCAAGCTGCTCAACCTGCCAGTCACCAACACCTTGATGGGCCTCGGCGCGTTCCCGGGTTCGGACCGTCAGTTCGTCGGCATGCTCGGCATGCACGGCAGCTACACCGCCAACCTGGCCATGCACCATGCTGACGTGATCCTCGCCGTCGGTGCGCGGTTCGATGACCGGGTGATCAATGGCGCGAGCAAGTTCTGCCCGAATGCCAAGATCATCCACATCGATATCGACCCGGCATCCATCTCCAAGACCATCAAGGCCGACGTGCCTATCGTTGGTCCTGTGGAAAGCGTGCTGACCGAAATGGTCGCTGCGCTGAAGGAAATCGGCGAAGCCCCGAACAAGGATTCCGTTGCCAGCTGGTGGAAGCAGATCGACGAGTGGCGCGGTGATCGTGGCCTGTTCCCTTACGACAAGGGTGATGGCAGCGTCATCAAGCCACAGACCGTGATCGAAACCCTGTGCGAAGTGACCAAGGGCGATGCCTTTGTGACCTCCGATGTGGGCCAGCACCAGATGTTCGCGGCGCAGTACTACAAGTTCGACAAGCCTAACCGCTGGATCAACTCCGGTGGCCTGGGCACGATGGGCTTTGGTTTCCCTGCGGCCATGGGTGTGAAGCTGAGCTTTCCGGATACTGACGTTGCGTGCGTCACCGGCGAAGGCAGTATCCAGATGAACATCCAGGAACTGTCGACCTGCCTGCAATATGGCTTGCCGGTGAAGATCGTCTGCCTGAACAACGGTGTACTGGGCATGGTTCGCCAGTGGCAGGACATGAGCTACGGCAGCCGTCACTCCCATTCCTACATGGAGTCTCTGCCTGACTTCGTCAAATTGGTTGAAGCCTATGGCCATGTCGGCATGCGCATCACCGATCTGAAGGATTTGAAGCCGATGATGGAAGAGGCGTTCGCCATGAAGGACCGCCTGGTGTTCCTCGATATTCAGGTCGACACCAGCGAGCACGTCTACCCGATGCAGATCAAAGACGGCTCCATGCGCGATATGTGGCTGAACAAGACGGAGCGTACCTAA
- the mrcB gene encoding penicillin-binding protein 1B, giving the protein MTRTRSPRSRKKPPSRGLRPWLGWALKLSLVGLVVIAGFAVYLDAVVQEKFSGKRWTIPAKVYARPLELFSGQKLSKDDFLTELDALGYRREPVSNGPGAAAVSGNTVDLNTRGFQFYEGLEKPQPVRVRFSGDYVAELSSLNGSKLPVVRLEPLMIGGIYPKNLEDRILIKIDQVPPYLLDTLIAVEDRDFYSHWGVSPKSIARALWVNTSGGKMTQGGSTLTQQLVKNFYLTNERSLTRKLTEAMMAMLLELHYSKQEILEAYLNEVFVGQDGQRAVHGFGLASQFFFGQPLSELKLHQVALLVGMVKGPSYYNPRRNPERALERRNLVLDVLEQQGVATPEQVAAAKKMPLGVTTRGKLADSSFPGFIDLVKRQLREDYRDEDLTEEGLRIFTSFDPILQMKAEASVNDTFKRLTGRKGSDDVEAAMVVTNPETGEVQAMIGSRQASFAGFNRALDAVRPIGSLVKPAVYLTALEKPSKYTLTSWLSDDPLSVKGADGQMWTPHNFDRRSHGTIFLYQGLAHSYNISTSRLGLELGVPNVLKTLGRLGITREFPAFPSMLLGAGAMSPMEVATMYQTLANGGFNTPMRGIRSVLTAEGEPLKRYPFQIQQRFDPASIYLIQNAMQRVMREGTGRSAYNVLPANLTLAGKSGTSNDSRDSWFAGFSQDLLAVVWLGRDDNGKTPFTGATGALQVWTSFMKKADPLPLNMPQPDNIVQAWIDPHTGQGSDANCPGAVQMPYIRGSEPPPGAACGASAPASAESVMDWVKGWMN; this is encoded by the coding sequence ATGACTCGTACCCGATCTCCCCGTTCCCGTAAAAAACCTCCTTCCCGCGGCCTGCGCCCTTGGCTGGGCTGGGCGCTTAAGCTCAGCCTGGTAGGGCTTGTCGTGATCGCCGGCTTCGCGGTTTACCTCGATGCCGTGGTCCAGGAGAAGTTCTCCGGCAAGCGCTGGACCATTCCGGCCAAGGTCTACGCGCGCCCGCTGGAACTGTTCAGCGGCCAGAAGCTGAGCAAGGATGACTTCCTCACCGAGCTCGATGCCCTGGGCTATCGCCGCGAACCCGTGAGCAATGGCCCCGGCGCCGCTGCCGTCAGCGGCAACACGGTTGACCTGAACACCCGCGGCTTCCAGTTCTATGAAGGCCTGGAAAAACCCCAGCCGGTGCGCGTGCGTTTCTCTGGCGACTACGTAGCCGAACTGTCCTCGCTCAACGGCTCGAAGTTGCCGGTGGTGCGCCTGGAACCCTTAATGATCGGTGGGATTTATCCGAAAAACCTGGAAGACCGCATCCTGATCAAGATCGATCAGGTGCCGCCTTACCTGCTGGATACCCTGATCGCCGTCGAAGACCGGGATTTCTACAGCCACTGGGGCGTATCACCGAAGTCCATCGCGCGCGCCCTCTGGGTCAACACCTCCGGCGGCAAGATGACCCAGGGCGGCAGTACGCTGACGCAGCAATTGGTCAAGAACTTCTACCTGACCAACGAGCGCAGCCTGACCCGCAAGCTGACCGAAGCCATGATGGCGATGCTGCTGGAGCTGCACTACAGCAAGCAGGAAATTCTTGAGGCGTACCTCAATGAAGTATTCGTTGGCCAGGACGGTCAGCGTGCCGTCCACGGTTTTGGTCTGGCCAGCCAGTTCTTCTTCGGCCAGCCGTTGTCCGAGCTGAAGTTGCACCAGGTGGCGCTGCTGGTGGGCATGGTCAAGGGGCCGTCCTACTACAACCCGCGTCGCAACCCGGAGCGGGCGCTGGAGCGCCGTAACCTGGTGCTGGATGTACTTGAGCAGCAAGGTGTCGCCACCCCTGAACAAGTGGCCGCCGCAAAGAAAATGCCACTGGGTGTAACCACCCGCGGCAAGCTCGCCGACAGCTCCTTCCCGGGCTTTATCGACCTGGTCAAACGCCAACTGCGTGAAGACTACCGCGACGAAGACTTGACCGAAGAAGGCCTGCGGATCTTCACCAGTTTCGACCCGATCCTGCAGATGAAGGCCGAAGCGTCGGTCAATGACACCTTCAAACGCCTGACAGGTCGTAAAGGCTCTGACGACGTCGAGGCTGCGATGGTGGTGACCAACCCGGAAACCGGTGAAGTCCAGGCCATGATCGGCAGTCGCCAGGCCAGCTTTGCCGGGTTCAACCGGGCGCTGGACGCGGTGCGGCCGATTGGCTCGCTGGTCAAGCCGGCGGTGTACCTGACCGCGCTGGAAAAACCGAGCAAGTACACGCTGACCAGTTGGCTGTCCGATGACCCGCTGTCGGTCAAAGGGGCTGATGGCCAGATGTGGACGCCGCATAACTTTGATCGTCGCTCCCACGGTACGATTTTCCTGTACCAGGGCTTGGCGCATTCCTACAACATCTCGACTTCCCGCCTCGGCCTTGAACTGGGCGTGCCGAACGTGCTCAAGACGCTCGGCCGGTTGGGCATCACACGTGAGTTCCCGGCGTTCCCATCGATGCTGTTGGGTGCGGGTGCGATGAGCCCGATGGAAGTGGCGACCATGTACCAGACCCTGGCCAACGGTGGCTTCAATACGCCGATGCGTGGGATCCGGAGCGTGTTGACGGCCGAAGGCGAACCGCTCAAGCGTTATCCGTTCCAGATTCAGCAACGCTTTGACCCGGCCTCGATCTACCTCATCCAGAACGCCATGCAGCGCGTGATGCGCGAAGGTACCGGACGCTCGGCCTACAACGTGCTGCCGGCCAACCTGACACTGGCCGGCAAGAGCGGTACCAGTAACGATTCGCGGGACAGCTGGTTCGCAGGGTTCAGCCAGGACCTGCTGGCAGTGGTTTGGCTGGGGCGTGATGACAACGGCAAGACGCCGTTTACCGGTGCCACCGGCGCGTTGCAGGTATGGACCAGTTTCATGAAAAAGGCCGATCCACTGCCGCTGAACATGCCGCAGCCGGACAATATCGTCCAGGCCTGGATCGATCCGCACACCGGCCAGGGTTCCGATGCCAACTGTCCGGGCGCGGTGCAGATGCCGTATATTCGCGGCAGCGAGCCACCACCCGGTGCAGCGTGCGGAGCCAGTGCGCCCGCCAGTGCTGAATCGGTGATGGATTGGGTCAAGGGCTGGATGAATTAA
- the ilvC gene encoding ketol-acid reductoisomerase has translation MKVYYDKDCDLSIIQGKKVAIIGYGSQGHAQACNLKDSGVDVTVGLRKGSATVAKAEAHGLKVTDVASAVAAADLVMILTPDEFQSALYKNEIEPNIKKGATLAFSHGFAIHYNQVVPRADLDVIMIAPKAPGHTVRSEFVKGGGIPDLIAIYQDASGNAKNVALSYAAGVGGGRTGIIETTFKDETETDLFGEQAVLCGGTVELVKAGFETLVEAGYAPEMAYFECLHELKLIVDLMYEGGIANMNYSISNNAEYGEYVTGPEVINAESRQAMRNALKRIQDGEYAKMFISEGATGYPSMTAKRRNNAAHGIEIIGEQLRSMMPWIGANKIVDKAKN, from the coding sequence ATGAAAGTTTATTACGATAAAGATTGTGACCTGTCGATCATCCAGGGCAAAAAAGTCGCCATCATCGGCTACGGTTCCCAGGGCCACGCCCAAGCGTGCAACCTGAAAGATTCCGGCGTTGACGTGACCGTTGGCCTGCGCAAAGGCTCGGCCACTGTTGCCAAGGCTGAAGCCCACGGCCTGAAAGTGACTGACGTTGCTTCTGCTGTTGCTGCTGCCGACCTGGTCATGATCCTGACCCCGGACGAGTTCCAGTCCGCGCTGTACAAGAACGAAATCGAGCCGAACATCAAGAAGGGCGCCACCCTGGCCTTCTCCCACGGCTTCGCGATCCACTACAACCAGGTTGTGCCGCGCGCCGACCTCGACGTGATCATGATCGCGCCGAAAGCACCGGGCCACACCGTGCGCTCCGAGTTCGTCAAAGGCGGCGGTATCCCTGACCTGATCGCGATCTACCAGGACGCCTCGGGCAACGCCAAGAACGTTGCACTGTCCTACGCTGCTGGCGTGGGTGGCGGTCGTACCGGCATCATCGAAACCACCTTCAAGGACGAGACTGAAACCGACCTGTTCGGCGAACAAGCCGTTCTGTGCGGCGGTACCGTTGAGCTGGTCAAAGCCGGTTTCGAAACCCTGGTTGAAGCTGGCTACGCGCCGGAAATGGCTTATTTCGAATGCCTGCACGAACTGAAGCTGATCGTTGACCTCATGTACGAAGGCGGTATCGCCAACATGAACTACTCGATCTCCAACAACGCCGAATACGGCGAGTACGTGACTGGCCCGGAAGTGATCAACGCCGAGTCCCGTCAGGCCATGCGCAACGCCCTGAAACGTATTCAGGACGGCGAATACGCCAAAATGTTCATCAGCGAAGGTGCAACCGGCTACCCTTCGATGACCGCCAAGCGTCGTAACAACGCCGCTCACGGTATCGAGATCATCGGCGAGCAACTGCGCTCCATGATGCCGTGGATCGGTGCCAACAAGATCGTCGACAAAGCCAAAAACTAA
- a CDS encoding M48 family metallopeptidase: MNKLLIPAITVLALLGGCASVERGSIPVVDSSTTVSNNDRISANGGFRQTVTNRPAQARPQAQAVPQDSGVVVMIPGGGAATSAPISTHPWTPGPSTSGPIDATPIQTAPINQGTYNMPSTPSGIPSASSAGGLSADEQLDGPVLALLTTAQQQQSGGDLNGASSSLERAQRVAPREPQVLYRLAQVRMAQGDAPQAEQFARRGLTLANGRPDLQASLWNLIGDAREKQGDAAGAAQARQKAKVSL, from the coding sequence GTGAACAAGTTGTTGATTCCAGCTATTACAGTTTTGGCATTGCTCGGTGGTTGCGCCAGCGTGGAGCGGGGCTCTATTCCGGTGGTGGACTCCAGTACAACGGTGTCCAACAACGACCGGATCTCGGCCAACGGCGGCTTCCGCCAAACCGTTACCAACCGCCCTGCCCAGGCCCGGCCCCAGGCGCAAGCCGTGCCTCAGGACTCTGGTGTAGTGGTGATGATCCCGGGTGGCGGTGCTGCCACCTCGGCTCCGATCAGTACTCACCCGTGGACCCCAGGCCCAAGTACATCGGGCCCGATCGACGCCACGCCGATTCAAACGGCACCGATCAACCAGGGCACCTACAACATGCCGTCGACGCCGAGTGGAATTCCTTCCGCCAGCAGTGCCGGCGGCCTGTCAGCCGATGAGCAGTTGGATGGCCCGGTGCTGGCGTTGCTCACCACTGCCCAACAGCAGCAGTCGGGCGGCGATCTGAACGGCGCATCGTCGAGCCTTGAGCGCGCCCAGCGCGTGGCACCGCGTGAACCGCAAGTGCTATACCGCCTGGCTCAGGTTCGCATGGCCCAGGGCGATGCCCCGCAAGCTGAACAATTTGCCCGTCGCGGCCTGACCCTGGCCAATGGCCGTCCAGACCTGCAGGCCAGCCTGTGGAACTTGATCGGTGATGCCCGCGAGAAGCAAGGCGATGCTGCCGGCGCCGCTCAGGCTCGGCAAAAAGCCAAGGTAAGCCTCTGA